The window ACAGGGCAAACTCCTAGGCGATTTCGAAGCAGTCTGGCAGGAGAATATTTTCGTTACACCATTAATGGGGAAGAAAAAAATTTCCTTGACGGTCAATCGTTGTAATTTTAGGACTAGGTAAGGTATACTTTTTAATAGTTTGAAATAGTGAAGGTGAATCTAATGAAGAAGAAAATTGGATTAGTCGCGATGTTAATGACCACTGCCGTTTTCTTGAGCGGTTGTGCAGGCATCCAGAACAAAGAAGGTACATTTTATAATATTTTTGTAAAGCCTATGGATTGGTTACTGCATTTTTTCAGTGATTTCTTCAATGGGAATTACGGCCTTGCGATTATACTTATCACGGTATTAATCCGGTTAGTTCTAATGCCGCTAATGCTGAAAAACTATAAATCGCAACAGAATATGAAAATTAAAATGGATGCGCTTCGCCCTGAGATGGAAGACATTCAAAAGCGTTTGAAAGAAGCAAAAGAAAAAGAACAAAAAGATGAGCAAATGAAGCTTCAGCAAGAAATGATGGGGCTGTATTCAAAGCATGGTGTCAATCCGCTTAATATGGGTTGTCTTCCATTAGTCATCCAGATGCCAATCATCATGGGTCTTTACTTTGCGATTCTCAATTCCACTGAAGTACAAACACATGAGTTCCTTTGGTTCAATCTCGGAGAACCCGACATGATCATGATGGTACTTGCCGGGGCGGTCTACTTTGTTCAAGCGCGTGTATCACTCTGGACGATGCCGGAACAGCAGAAGAAACAGATGAAGGCATTTATTTACCTATCGCCGATTATGATTATGTTTATTTCATTCAAAGCGATGGCAGCATTACCTCTTTACTGGGCAGTTGGGGGACTTCTACTTATCTTCCAAACGTATTTAGGCCGCAAGTTCTATTACAAGCATCCTGAAGTAGTGGTAGAAGGTAATGAGGGTATAGTAAGTGAAAAAGAAGAAAAAGCACCAGAGACAAAAAAAGATAAAGTAAAAGAAATAGACACTAAAGATGACAAATGAAAGTAGGCTGAAGAGAAATCTTCGGCCTTTTTTATAGTCAAACTATAGAATTCAAATCTACGCCCACATGGTATGGATTATACAGCCTAGGGAGGTTATCAAAATGCAGTCTAAATGGTTATTTGGAATTGGAATTGTTGCAGCTGCGTTAGCTTCTGTCTATTTCATTGTTAAGCTCGATTTGAACAATGCTGTTCTTTCGATGGTGGCTCTGTTTTCATTGACAAACGGAGCTCGGGCAAAATCATTTCGTGAGCAGGGATTGTTTCGTGAGTCGAAATGGATGTTATGGATGTCACTTTTTTTCGGTTGCGCATTTGTGATATTGCTCATTGTTAGTTTTATTGCATAAAAAGACGTTCACCGGGAACTGAAACCTCTGGTGAGCGTCTTTTTAGATGGAACGATAAATTCAAGTCAATAAACATAGCGTTTCTTAGTTGTCAGCACAATGATGATTGCTGGAACAGAACAGATAATCATACCGAGAAATGCGAGCCGCGGAGAAATGTCGTACAAATAGCCCCCCAGAAATGTTAGGATAGCCGTGCTTAAACTCATGGCGAACGCAGCGTAGATTCCTTGTGCTCCAGCAATTTGATCACGAGGAAGTTTTTCAGAAATAAATTGTATAAACGCGAAATGAGCTAAGCCGAATGACAAGGCGTGAAGTGCTTGAGTACCAATGAAAACAGTTATGTATGGAAATGAAGAGATAAGTATCCACCTTGCCGTGGATCCAATACCCGCTAGTAAAAACATTGTAGAAACTTTGACATTTGCAAGTAATCGATCAGCGTATGTGAAGAACAATATTTCAAATAACACTGCAACGTTCAAGATGATCCCGATATAAAAACCATTAACTCCAAGATCATTTAGAAAAATGAATCCAAAGTTATAATAGGACGCATGCGCGCCTTGTAAAAGAATAGCGAGTATCAGGACAACTGCAAACCCTTTAGAGGTGAAAAGGGCTTTAAAATCAATTGCTCGTTTTGTTGAATTACCTTTTACTGGGTTCAATTGTAAAACTGCCGGTGCTGGGCGCATGAAAAATAGGGTTGCAATGGCTAATCCGGCGATCATTATGTAAAGAATTGCTTTTTCGGTCCAAATAGCTGTAGCAGCCCCAATTAACAAAAGTGCAACTGTGTAACCAATTGATCCAAACGACCGACTTTTGCCGTAATGAATACCTTCTGTCTGCATTAAGATAGACGCGCCGCTCTCAACAGCGGGCAATATCATTGGATAGACTGCACTGAATAAGACCGTAATAATGAGAAGTACAATAGAAGGTGAATCGGGTAAATAGAGGAGCGCTAAAATAAGTGCTGCAAGGGACATCCATTTCATAGCACGAATCAGGGACAGTTTTTGTGTCAGGTATGGAAAAACAAGAAATGTCGATAATGATCGGGCAATCATTCCAGCCCCCATAATAATACTAGCCGCTGTTACGGATAAACCTTTTTCAATTGTTAGCCAGCCGGTCCAATAGGGAAGAAATACACCCCAAGTAAAGAAGAAAACGAAAAAACTGAACGAAAGCCATCTTTGGTTGTTCATCTGATCTGCTCCCTTACAAACTCCTTATTAATGGTAAATTAAATAATAGCACACGCTGACCACAAAGCGAAATGGTGGTAGACTAGATATATATATTGAGAAGGTAGGCTTAGTAATGAAACGAAAAAAAAGCTATTCTAAGAAAAGACATAAAAAACAAGGCAAAGGCCTTACAATTACGTTACTTGTTTCAGCTGTTATCATGATTGGATTGCTGACTTGGCTTGGATTGAATAATTGGGATGTGGACAAAAGTATAAAAAATGCACAGGAAGCCATTGGTATGTCAGTTCCCGCAGAGGACGAGACAGTTGCCCCTGAAACTGATGCAACAGTAGAAGATGATGAGAAGGGAAATGAACAAGAGGAAATACCCGATCAGAAATCACAGGAGCAAACAACACCGCCATCCAAACCCGCTAAAAGCGACAGTACAGACTCAACAAAGTCGGATTCTTCAATTGATAACGGAGGATATATTGAAGGTCAGGTGCTGCCTAAAGAACCAAAATTCATAAACGGGATTTTACTCGCCAATAAAAAATATCCGCTTCCGGCAACATACGCGCCTGGTGAAGACAAAGCAGCGCGTGCGGCATTTGAAAAGATGGCAGCGGAAGCGAAACTTGCAGATTTTAATCTCAATGCTTTCAGCACATATCGCTCATTTGAATACCAAACGACCCTTTACGATAGATATGTTGCTCGTGATGGTAAAAAAGCGGCAGATACGTACAGTGCACGCCCGGGCTATTCCGAACACCAAACAGGGCTAGCGTTCGACATAGGTGAAGTGAATTTTGAACAGCACTTTGCCTCATCATCATTTGGGGAAACGGGAGCAGGGAAATGGGTGGCAGCGAATGCTCACCGTTTCGGTTTCATTATGCGCTACCCAAAAGGGAAAGAACAGATTACTGGATATATGCATGAGGCTTGGCATTTCCGTTATGTTGGCAAGGAAATTGCAGATGAAGTTTTTAAACGAAATATCACATTGGAAGAATATCTAGGGGTCCAATAAATACTTAAGTGACTCAGATCCCCATAGAACAAAAGGGACGTACCGTATTAGCGGCGCGTCCCTTTTGTTTTAAGATAAGAAATTATAAGTTTTACAACCTGGAGCAGTGTCTAGCTCCAGCGCCCAGCCCCTCGGAGGCCCACAGGATGTGGGGTCACACAGACGTTGCCGCAGGACGCGGCGCACCTAGGCTGTGTTCCTTAATCGACTTATGCGTGTCGGGTCTACCAAGGCGCTTGCGCTTTTCTTTTATTATAAGATGGGTGAAAGTAATCGTGAAACTGATTCCTTCAATTTAATGAGACGAGTACGTTCCAAATACATTTCATAGGTCAATTCAGTTGATAATTTCATATCCTGTTCGAAAAGCTCAGCTAATTCATGTGATTTTTCACGATCATAAATGAAGGCATTGACTTCAAAATTCAATTTGAAGCTGCGGACATCGATATTGGCAGTTCCAACAGTTGAAAGTTCATCATCCACAACAATTTGCTTTGTATGCAAAAAGCCATTTTCATATATATATACTTTTGCCCCTGCTTTTAATAATTTACCGACATTTGAATAAGTTGCCCAGTAGACAAACATGTGGTCAGGCTTGTTCGGAATCATTATCCGTACGTCAATTCCAGAGAGACATGCAATGCGCAGCGCGTCCAAAAAGCTGATATCTGGGATGAAATAAGGTGTTTGAATATAAATATATTTCTTCGCAATGAAAATCATTTTTAAATAACCGTCTTTAATCTGTTCCCACTCAGAGTCGGGGCCGCTCGACACGATTTGCATTCCGACGGAACCTTTACGAGGGATAGCCGGGAAGAAATGCTCGGCATACTCGATATCATTTTTTTCAGATGCTTGGTTCCAGTCCAATATAAACCTTGTCTGAAGCGGGTGTACCGCACTTCCTTCAATTCGAAGATGTGTATCACGCCAATAGCCGAACTTCTTGTTCAATCCCAAGTATTCATCGCCCACATTGAACCCACCGACATAACCGATTCGTCCGTCGATAACAACGATTTTGCGATGGTTCCGGAAGTTCATTCGAGGATTGATAAGTGGCATAGTAGCTGGGAAGAATGCTTCAACATCCCCTCCGTTATCAATCAGTTCTTGCAAATGTCTCTTGCGAAGCCCCCGTGAACCGATATCATCGAAGAGCACACGCACTTTCACGCCTTGCTTCGCCTTCTGAATCAAAACGTTTAATAGCCTTTTTCCAAGGGTATCTAATTTGAAAATGTAATATTGAAAATGAATATGATCTTTCGCTTGTTCGAGGTCTTGAATAAGTGCATCGAATTTAGCTGCGCCATCATTAAAGACCTGGACGTCATTGTCTTGTGTTAGAACAGCATGATTGTTCCGGAGATGAAGGTAGATCATATCTTTGTAATGGGCTGTATCATCGAGTCTAAATTCCAAGGTGTCTTCTTCGATTGCTTCAATCTGATAGTCAATCAATTGATCAATTCCGATTTTACTTCGTCCTTCCCAGCGGAAAAGGTGTTTTTCTCTAAGCTGTCTGCCGAGTAAAAGATAGATGAAGAAACCGAAAAATGGAATGAAGAATATAACGAGAAGCCACGCCCAAGTCGAGGTAGGATCTCTTCTTTCTAAAAAAATAAGAGCAATCGCGAGAAATATATTCAATATAAAAACTGCAGTAACTGAAATACTGATTAGCTGAGTCATAAGCGACCTCCTTTACATATAATGCTTATCTTACTAGTATACCGGAAGACTTAGGAAAAAGAAGATAACTATAGCAACTAAATAATAGAAAGCCTACTTGACTGATATGTATTACTGGTTTAGAGTATTATTTATGCTACGCACTTATTTGAAAAACTAGGAGGAAAAAAAGTGAATACATTCTTACTTATTCTGAACATTGCCGGGTTGCTCTTGCTCGTCGGTATACTATATAATATGCATCGCAAAAAGGTTTCGTTTTCAAAACGTGTTTTCACCGGGCTAGGTCTCGGAATCGTATACGGACTTATTTTACACTTTGCATACGGCACAGATTCAACAGTATTGCAGGAGTCTATGCCGTGGTTCAACCTGATAGGAACAGGCTATGTTAAATTACTTCAGATGATTGTTATGCCACTCGTTTTCATTTCAATCCTTGGAGCATTCACAAAAATAACAATCGGCAAGAACTTTGGTAAAATGGCGGGTGTGATATTAGGGCTTCTTATCGGAACAACTGCAATCGCCGCGGTTATCGGAATTTCTGTTACACTTCTTTTTGGCCTCGATGCGAAGGAAATCGTGCAAGGAGAAGCTGAGCTTGCACGTGGCGTTTCTATTGAAGAGCGCTCAGCAGGGATTGCGGACCGTACACTGCCGGATCAGTTAATTGACTTGTTGCCTGCGAATCCGTTTCTTGACTTCACCGGTGCACGACCAACTTCAACAATTGGTGTTGTCATCTTTGCAGCATTCCTTGGATTTGCATATTTGACTCTTACAAGAAAAGATGAAAAAAATGCAGCCACAGTGAAAAAGGGCATCGAAGCGATTTATTCTCTGATCATGGGTGTTGTAAAGATTGTCTTGCGCTTGACTCCATACGGTATTTTAGCGATTATTGCAACCACCGTAGCGACGTCTGACTTTGCAGCTATCTATAGTCTAGGCAAGTTTGTACTTGCTTCATATGTAGCCATTTTGGTTATGTTCGGCATTCACTTAATCATTATTGCACTATCAGGATTAAACCCAATCACATACGTGAAAAAAGCAGGGGAAGTATTGATATTCGCCTTCTCTTCAAGATCAAGTGCAGGCGCGCTTCCGCTAAACATTGATACACAGACGAATCGTCTCGGCGTGCCTGATGGTATTGCCAACTTTGCCGGATCATTCGGCTTATCAATCGGTCAAAACGGTTGCGCAGGAATCTACCCTGCGATGCTCGCAGTAATGATTGCACCATCAGTAGGACAGAATCCACTTGAACCGACATTCCTTATTACCTTGATTGCGATCGTGGCAATCAGTTCATTCGGAGTTGCCGGAGTTGGCGGCGGAGCAACATTCGCTGCGATTCTTGTTCTATCAGCACTTAACTTACCAGTTGTATTAGCAGGACTTCTGATTTCAGTAGAACCGCTCATTGACATGGGTCGTACAGCATTAAACGTCAGCGGCTCCATGACGGCGGGCGTTACAACTGCACGTGTAACAGGCGAACTGGATAAAGACATGTACAACGCTCCGCTTGATAAACAGACAGCTGAAGTATAAGCCGTCTACCGATATACTATGGTAGACCGCTCATATAACATCGAGAGCGCTCATAAGCTGTTACAGACCGCTCATATAACATCGAGGTCGCTCATAAGCTTGTTGCAGACTGCTCATATAACGTTGATAGCGCTCAAAAGCTGTTGCGGACTGCTCATATAACGTCGAGAGCTCCCATAAGCTCGTTGCAGACTGCTCATATAACGTTGATAGCGCTCAAAAGCTGTTGCAGACCGCTCATATAATATCGAGACCGCTCATAAGCTTGTTGCAGACTGTTCATATAACTCGAGACTGCTCATAAGTTGTTACAGACCGCTCATATAACATCGAGGGCGCTCATAAGCTGTTGCAGACCGCTCGTATAACGTCGATAGCGCTCATAAGCTGTTGCAGACCGATCATATAATAGCGATAGCGTTCATAAAATGAAAAAATACCGTAGAAGACGTCATTGTCTTCTGCGGTATTTTTAGTTTGTTATTAATTCGTATGTTTCCATGATGAAGTCTTTGTACGGTGTATGTGGCATTAGTGAAATATTTTCAACTGCAATTTGAATAAGACGGCTTGCCTCACTGGAATTACCAATTTCCAACTGACAAAGGGCTTCGTATGCATCGTGCTCATAAAGGCTAGATAAATCAAAGGGATGATGAATATAATCCGCTATTGTTACTTTTTCTAAAAATGCAATGGCTTCTTTATATTGACCAATTCCATAAAGGGATTTCCCTTTTTCTAAATTGAGAAACGGAATGTATTCATCTGGCGTATCCTTTTTCTCCTGAAGTTTCTCTAAAAGTAAAAGTGCTTCTTTATATGACTTTTTGTATGAATTCAAATAATGGACTTCCGAGAACTCCGTGAAAAACAATGCTTCTTTGTCTTCGGCAAAATCCCCATATTGAGCCAACTTCTTTACATAATATGTGTATTCAATTTCATCTACCTTCATCATGGCATGCGCGGCAGCCAGCCTATATAAGTGGTCGATCCGATAAAATACTTGTTGTTCTTTCGAAAATTTAAAGGCACTTGCCATTACTCGGATAGCGGCTTCTGAATCTCCAACTGCGAAGTGAAGAACTGCTTCCGTATAGTCAAAATCAAGTCGTGTTATTGGATCGATAAAAGTATTAGTTGCTTCAATTTCGGAACGTTCTTGGAGTAGAAATTCCAGAGCCACGGTATAGTTATGTTCTGTGAATTTGACCATCGCCCGGAAAATACCGATTGCGGCACGTCTCGGAATAATGTTCATTCGCTCATATATGCAGGCGGCTCTATCAGCAATTTCTTGCCACCCTTCCGCTTTTTCGTAATAAAGACAGAAGCTATACATTTCTAATAGGCGCGCAGATTCGTACCCTTGTGTTAAATTTTCAGCGTACGGTTCAATGATTGAAATCAGTTGGGCATATTCATCGGTTAGTGCCATTAGTCCGGTATTATAGAGCTTCTCCGATTGCTCCAATATTTCCCTCAGTTCCTGCGTACTCACTTCTTCCAATAGCTCAGTAACTTCAACGCCGAGCCTTTCCGCGATATAAGATAGGCTTTCCATCGAAGGATTCGCCTTGTTATTCTCGATAAGGCTCAGCATGCCTTTCGTTAGCTCGTTGCCCGCCAATGCTTCCAACGTAAGTTTCTGTTGTTTTCTTATTTTCCGTATTCGCTCACCTAACGTTTCGATAAGGCGCACCTCCGAAGTTTTCATCATATAGTTTAATTATATTAAACTTTCTCTTGTGATGGAAGTATCTATCGTGTTAATATTCGTTTAATGAAGTTAAACAATTCAGACAGGGGTGTTTGTATGGAAGAGGTTTTCAAGCTTAAAAAAGCAACCTATCATTTATGGACGTTCACAATCAGCAAGCTTATTTCTTCATTCGGATCGCAAGTATACGCATTCGCTATCAGTTTTTACATTTTACAACTGACAGGATCGGCAACAAGTTTTGCGACGAACCTTATTTGCAACCTTTTACCTCGGACGCTTGTTGCACCTTTTGCAGGCTATGCGGCTGATAAGTATTCAAGAAAGGCAATCGTTATTACAGCCCAAATTGCTTCAACCCTTGCAATCGGGGGGCTTCTGATCGTTAGTCTAACTTCAGGATTATCCTTACTTGCTATCTATACGACAACCGTTGTTTTATCAATTACATCAACATTTTCGGGCGTAACGTTTAGTTCTTCCATTACTGGTCTAGTTGATGAAGAACGAATTCAAAAGGCGATGTCTTTAAATCAGATGTCCATTTCATTTGCGGCAATCGGAAGCCCGGCAGTAGGTGGTTTATTGTACGGAACAGTCTCGATGCCAGTATTTCTCATAATGTATATGATTGCTTCAGTTATTGGAGTGTTTCTCGAATCAACGATGAATTTCAAGTTATTTGCGAAACGTAAAGAAATAGTCGATGGGGAACCGAAGGAATCGATGATGCAGAGTATGAAGGCTGGATTAGCCTATTTAAAATTACAATCAATTCTCATGACATTGATTTGGATTGCTTTATTCATCAACTTCCTATTTGGTGCATTCCAAGTCGGCTATTCATTCATTCTTATTGAAAAGATGAAGATGGCATCGACGCATTTCGGATTGACGGAAGGTGCATTTGCGGTGGGGATGCTGCTATTGTCAATCTATTTGACGATGCGCAAAGAAGTGAAGTATCCGTTGCTTGTCTCAAAGAGAGGCATTCTTGGAATGGGTGTCATTATGGGAAGCATAGCAATTCCCCTTTTCATACCTATGCAATATAGTTTTATGTTTGGCTTTTATTTGTTCATCATGTTCAGCTTTGGAGCAATAATGATTATCGTTAATACGCCCTTGCAAGTAATGATGCAGAAAATGATTGACGATGATTATAAAGGGCGCGTATTTTCTATCCTTGAAACAATGTCGATGGCGCTTATGCCGCTTGGAGTAGTTATCTATGGGTTCTTATATGATCTATTCCCGGCACAATGGATCCTCATTGCATCAAGTCTACTATTGATTGGCACCGTTCTATTCTTAGCAAGACCGTCCGTCGTACGAAAAGCGCATCCGGAACTTGGGGATTCGAAAGCGTTGGAGGCGAAGACAGTTGTTGAATAATGAAATAAGGGGTGGGGAAATGGAAAGAGTTTTCGAAGAAATCGTCCATATTATGAATAATGATTACGCGGGTTGGCAAGATAAAAAAGGGTGTGATAATCCGGAATACTTCAGCGAGAAGATAAGAGGATTACAGGATAGAAATCAGCTTTCTAAAGAAACGTTTAAGGAAATTGTTAAGGATTATTTGATGGATTTCAACGATCATCATATTTTCTTCGCGGCGACGGATTTACAAAATAATGAAAAGCCGAAAGTCCGCGGATTTCGAGTCCGTCGTTTTGAAGAACGTCTTTATGTTACGCATGTTGACTCGGAAAATCGTTTAAAGCCCGGTATGTACTTCGTATCACTTGGAGGACATAGCATTTCTGAATTAAGGGAACGACACCATCGATTGCTAAACGAAAACCATTCTGAACGTGAAGATTGGACTTCAATTCTGTCACTTTATGATGTTGGTGAAATTGAGAGCGACGGGAAAATTCGGAATATCATTTCATTTGATTACTATGAAAAAGAAACCTACACGCCTACTTATTCAGTTCAGCAACTAGCAGATGGAAAAGTGGTCATTACCATGACGGACTTCGCAAATCCCGATGCCATAGCTATGGTGGTAACTGAAAATCAGGCAATCCTTGAATCGGCGGAGCAATGGATCATCGATGTACGTGTCAATTATGGGGGAAGCGATTCCAGTTATTATCCTTTACTCCCATACCTTTTGCCCGAGGAAGGCGTCGACTTGGCAGACGATGAAGAAAAGATGTTATTTAATTGCACGGATGCAAGTGCGAATCGAATAATAGCTGAACTGGATGAAGTTCTTAAACATATTCAAGACGAGCAGGCTCAAGTGTTTTTAAAGGTTTTTAAGAAACAATGGGAGAAGAACAAGGGGAAAGGTTTTGTTGAATTCAACTTCAGTGAAATTATATCTGACACTTTTATCAAGGGGAACGAACTTCCAAAGTCTATTGTTGTATTAACGGACGTAAGGTGTGGCAGTGCTGGTGATTCTTTTGTAGAAGTTTGCAAGAAATCTAGCAAAGTAACCATCATCGGTCGATCAACAATGGGGCTAAATGATTATGCGAACTTAGCAACAAAAAAATGGGACGAAGGATTTGAACTGATGTACCCGACATCCCGACTGTCCCGAATCGATAAAGGGCAAGGGATGACAGGAATCGGAATTGAACCGCATCTGCATATTCCGTGGACGCCTGAACATATAGAACGTGATGTGGATATGGAGATCGCATTTACAATTTCATCTCCGAATCGGCTTGAGATTACCAATTAGGTTGAGCGACAAAGATAAGGCAAACGGATAAAATTGAAGGGAATAATATTACCCTGAAGCTCATAACTTTTTTGTTGGATTTGTGCAATTGCTTTAAAGAAAAACCGCTGGGAGCAATGCCTCCAGCGGTTTTCTATTATTCAGCAACTGTTTCCAAATTCTTGAGCGATTTAGCAGACTTTCTGAACGCAACGATTAGCACAACAGAAACAACTGCAAGAATTGCGGAAATGAAATACATATTGCCGGCTTGTTGCGTGAAAATCCATGTAAATAATAATGGACCGATGATGCGCCCCATATTGTCCATGGAATAGGTCATCCCAGCGGCCGTTCCGTATTTCCCGCCAGACTCTTTTGATGTTAATGAAACGAGAACTGTACGGGCGAGTGCGTTTCCGGCAGTGAAGACACTAAGAGCAAATCCCGCCCAGAAGAGATTGGAAGTGAAAGGAATAAGAAGAAGTCCTAGTGCGGTAACAATCTGCGCACCAATAATCCACTTCGTTTCTGTTCCATTTTTGACACGACGGACGACACCGCCTTGAATCGCTGCATCCACAAAACCACTGGCCATGAATAAGTACCCAAGTTGAAGCGGTGTGATTTCAATTTTTGATATTTGGAACAGTTGGAACGTCGATTCAAGCCCGGCAAGAAGGAATGTCACCATGAACGAGAACAAAAACAGGTAACGGATTCGATATTGCCATAGTGTAGCTCCTCCTTTTGGAAGGATTGCACGTTTATTTGCTTGTCCACGTCGTTCGGGTTCTTTCAAAATGATTCCCGCATACACCATCAGGAACAATGTCAGCGTACCGGACGCTAGGAAAGGCAATTGAAGACTGACATTACCGAGCACACCGCCGATTGCCGGCCCAAAAATGAAACCGAGACCAATCGACATGCCGAGCAGTCCCATATATTTATTGCGGTTTTCTTCATCCGTCATATCTGCAACGAATCCAGTAACAGCGGTGTAAAGAGCACCGGAGAAAATACCGCCGACAACGCGGGACACATACAACAATGGCAAGTTCTCAAGGAATAATGCAAATAGGAAGAAGCTAAGACTGAAGCCGATAAGCCCTGTCAAAATAAGCTTTTTCCTCCCAGTACGGTCTGACAATGCGCCCCAAAGCGGTGCGGTGAAGAATGAGGCAAGGGCATAAACAGTCAGTAAACCGCCGACATGAACTTCAGAAAATCCTTGCTGCAAGATGACTTCCGGAAGGATTGGAATTATAATGCCGAATCCAAGATAAACAAAAAATTGTACGGACATAAGAAGAAGGATTGCTTTTTTCATATTCAAACCCACTTTCTGCTGAATCAATACATTCATTTTACCTGTCATATACTAAACGCACAAAGGATAAGTGTATTTCGCAGATAGCAGGTGTTATCGGATGGTAAGTGTCCAACGAAATCCCTGAAGTGTCCAACCACCCTTCGGAGTGTCCACCCATTTCAGAAAAGCCTCCAACAAACGGGAGAGTGTCCAACAAAATCCCTGAAGTGTCCAACCACCCCCTCGAAGTGTCCACCCATTTCACGTAAGCCTCCAACAAAGCAAAAAAATACTACTCTCCAGGAGGATATAGTGTTTAAAAAAGAACTATAGCCAGCCGCAGTGTTGTTATTGCTAAGTAAATAATGAAATCTCATGCTGTATATATTGAAATTAAGCATCGATTTCAACGCTACTCGATTCAAGATTGACTTTCGCATGTTCAACGCCCGAAAGTTTACTGAGACTTTCTTCTACTGCTTTTACACAATGCCCGCAAATCATACCTG of the Sporosarcina sp. FSL K6-1508 genome contains:
- the yidC gene encoding membrane protein insertase YidC, producing MKKKIGLVAMLMTTAVFLSGCAGIQNKEGTFYNIFVKPMDWLLHFFSDFFNGNYGLAIILITVLIRLVLMPLMLKNYKSQQNMKIKMDALRPEMEDIQKRLKEAKEKEQKDEQMKLQQEMMGLYSKHGVNPLNMGCLPLVIQMPIIMGLYFAILNSTEVQTHEFLWFNLGEPDMIMMVLAGAVYFVQARVSLWTMPEQQKKQMKAFIYLSPIMIMFISFKAMAALPLYWAVGGLLLIFQTYLGRKFYYKHPEVVVEGNEGIVSEKEEKAPETKKDKVKEIDTKDDK
- a CDS encoding 3-phenylpropionate MFS transporter; the encoded protein is MNNQRWLSFSFFVFFFTWGVFLPYWTGWLTIEKGLSVTAASIIMGAGMIARSLSTFLVFPYLTQKLSLIRAMKWMSLAALILALLYLPDSPSIVLLIITVLFSAVYPMILPAVESGASILMQTEGIHYGKSRSFGSIGYTVALLLIGAATAIWTEKAILYIMIAGLAIATLFFMRPAPAVLQLNPVKGNSTKRAIDFKALFTSKGFAVVLILAILLQGAHASYYNFGFIFLNDLGVNGFYIGIILNVAVLFEILFFTYADRLLANVKVSTMFLLAGIGSTARWILISSFPYITVFIGTQALHALSFGLAHFAFIQFISEKLPRDQIAGAQGIYAAFAMSLSTAILTFLGGYLYDISPRLAFLGMIICSVPAIIIVLTTKKRYVY
- a CDS encoding M15 family metallopeptidase; amino-acid sequence: MKRKKSYSKKRHKKQGKGLTITLLVSAVIMIGLLTWLGLNNWDVDKSIKNAQEAIGMSVPAEDETVAPETDATVEDDEKGNEQEEIPDQKSQEQTTPPSKPAKSDSTDSTKSDSSIDNGGYIEGQVLPKEPKFINGILLANKKYPLPATYAPGEDKAARAAFEKMAAEAKLADFNLNAFSTYRSFEYQTTLYDRYVARDGKKAADTYSARPGYSEHQTGLAFDIGEVNFEQHFASSSFGETGAGKWVAANAHRFGFIMRYPKGKEQITGYMHEAWHFRYVGKEIADEVFKRNITLEEYLGVQ
- the cls gene encoding cardiolipin synthase, which codes for MTQLISISVTAVFILNIFLAIALIFLERRDPTSTWAWLLVIFFIPFFGFFIYLLLGRQLREKHLFRWEGRSKIGIDQLIDYQIEAIEEDTLEFRLDDTAHYKDMIYLHLRNNHAVLTQDNDVQVFNDGAAKFDALIQDLEQAKDHIHFQYYIFKLDTLGKRLLNVLIQKAKQGVKVRVLFDDIGSRGLRKRHLQELIDNGGDVEAFFPATMPLINPRMNFRNHRKIVVIDGRIGYVGGFNVGDEYLGLNKKFGYWRDTHLRIEGSAVHPLQTRFILDWNQASEKNDIEYAEHFFPAIPRKGSVGMQIVSSGPDSEWEQIKDGYLKMIFIAKKYIYIQTPYFIPDISFLDALRIACLSGIDVRIMIPNKPDHMFVYWATYSNVGKLLKAGAKVYIYENGFLHTKQIVVDDELSTVGTANIDVRSFKLNFEVNAFIYDREKSHELAELFEQDMKLSTELTYEMYLERTRLIKLKESVSRLLSPIL
- a CDS encoding L-cystine transporter, producing MHRKKVSFSKRVFTGLGLGIVYGLILHFAYGTDSTVLQESMPWFNLIGTGYVKLLQMIVMPLVFISILGAFTKITIGKNFGKMAGVILGLLIGTTAIAAVIGISVTLLFGLDAKEIVQGEAELARGVSIEERSAGIADRTLPDQLIDLLPANPFLDFTGARPTSTIGVVIFAAFLGFAYLTLTRKDEKNAATVKKGIEAIYSLIMGVVKIVLRLTPYGILAIIATTVATSDFAAIYSLGKFVLASYVAILVMFGIHLIIIALSGLNPITYVKKAGEVLIFAFSSRSSAGALPLNIDTQTNRLGVPDGIANFAGSFGLSIGQNGCAGIYPAMLAVMIAPSVGQNPLEPTFLITLIAIVAISSFGVAGVGGGATFAAILVLSALNLPVVLAGLLISVEPLIDMGRTALNVSGSMTAGVTTARVTGELDKDMYNAPLDKQTAEV
- a CDS encoding helix-turn-helix domain-containing protein, which produces MKTSEVRLIETLGERIRKIRKQQKLTLEALAGNELTKGMLSLIENNKANPSMESLSYIAERLGVEVTELLEEVSTQELREILEQSEKLYNTGLMALTDEYAQLISIIEPYAENLTQGYESARLLEMYSFCLYYEKAEGWQEIADRAACIYERMNIIPRRAAIGIFRAMVKFTEHNYTVALEFLLQERSEIEATNTFIDPITRLDFDYTEAVLHFAVGDSEAAIRVMASAFKFSKEQQVFYRIDHLYRLAAAHAMMKVDEIEYTYYVKKLAQYGDFAEDKEALFFTEFSEVHYLNSYKKSYKEALLLLEKLQEKKDTPDEYIPFLNLEKGKSLYGIGQYKEAIAFLEKVTIADYIHHPFDLSSLYEHDAYEALCQLEIGNSSEASRLIQIAVENISLMPHTPYKDFIMETYELITN